Sequence from the uncultured Draconibacterium sp. genome:
TTGGGTAATTCCTGAGCATCGGCCCATCATTCCGGCATACTGAACCAGCTCTTCATATGATACACCAGTATTCGGTCTCCTGAAGATATCCCGGAATGAAAAGCCTCATTGCACCCCACGGCAAGAGCCGGAACTCCGGTTCGCTTTGCTCAATTCCTTCCCGTAGTTTCCTTTCACCTGTCCCGGATTTTTGGCCGCCCACTTTCCTGCCTGTTACAAAAATCAGGAGTCAGGTTCCAGTCACGCCAGCCCCTTTCACAATACTTCCCTGCATTTCTGCACTTGCCCTCATGACTATTTTCAGGTTATTCATGGTATTTTCCCGTGCCCCGGAACATTCCCCTGACCGGCTGCAACACTCCCTAACCCCGTTCGCTCACTCACGGGAATCGGTCGTTGGTTTTGCCGTTACAGTGAAAAGATCCTTAGGGGCACCGCACGGAAAGATTCATCCTTCCGTTTTACTCCACTCCGGCACTTTCCTCTAGCCCGCGCACTCAGGTAATTTTACTGTTCTTAGTTTTTAATAGGTTGAAAACAAAAAAAAGACGCCCAAAGATCGCCATCCTCCGCCAGGACCCTGGCCGGTTAAACCGCAAGGCTAAATAAATGTCCCGATTGATAGTTTAAAAGTTTAAGATAGAAGTTTGGTTGGTTGGGGACAGCCTTGCCGTTTATCCACGGATGGCAGTCCCCGGGCTTTCTTCTCTTTTTTTTCTTTTTTTCTCTTCTTTTGGGGAATATTTTATTTGATCAAATAAAACTGAAGCAGCCTATAAAGTATTAGGATTCGGATCGATTCATTCTGAATGGATTCAATACCATTTTATTCTGCTTGGATTTTATGATATAGAAGAAATTTATTTAACGATATAAAACACCCAAGTTGGGGACACCTTGTGAAAAATCTTTTCTGAAGTAGTTGACATTTGCATGAACGGATTGGCCTGTAATAAGGGCAATCCGGAATAAGGAAAACTTAAAACTTAACGCAAATGTTTGGCTTAAATGAAATCACATGGAGAGAATTTATTCAGCTTTTAATTCTGCTTTTACTCGCATGGTATGCCGTGGTAATTCTGGTGGCCTGGTTTAAATCCTTAAATGAACAAAGTAGCTTATTTGAAGAAGATCACCCCACAAAAATGTCCTTTTCGGATGGGTTAGATCCAATATTCGTGACATCCTCAGAATTTCCCTCCAAATTGATTTCTTCAATCTCCGAGAATTCTATTCCCCTGGAGGTAAGTGTCTACGAAGAGGTCGGACCTGATGAAGGAATTCATATCGATTACCTGCTAAACGAGGTAACCGGAAAACTGGAAAAGCTGCTTCCCGGGATTCAATATCAATAATAACATTTAATCACAAAAAATTATGAGAAAGCAAATGCAGGCGTTTTATCGCAGGGGTATGGCAGCTTCGGCCATGCTGGTTTTGGGAGTGTATAATGCAATGGCACAAAGTTCAGCCGGGATTGATCAGGCCACCACGGAGGTAAGTTCCTATGTGGATCCGGTGGCCAATCTGATCATAGCTATCGGAGCAGTAGTGGGCTTGATTGGAGGTGTGCGTGTCTATATCAAATGGCAGAGTGGAGATCAGGATACGCAAAAGGCCATCATGGGCTGGTTTGGAGCCTGTCTCTTCCTGATACTGGTAGGGGTAGTAATCCGCTCATTCTTTGCTTAACGGTCCATGACCGCGATGTTAAATGAGGAACGACAGTGCTTCGTTCCTCACTTTTTCTCCAACATTTAATTCTACTAAGAAAATGAAATCATACACCATCCAAAAAATCGATACCAACCTTTATATCAAAGGATTTTCCGGGCAGCTGGTTTACCTGGCACTTTACGGAATCCTTGCGGCACTCCTTCTCTTTGTAATCCTTTATATCGCTGCAGGAACTTTTGTGTCGGTAGCGGTTTGTGTACCTGCCTTTTTTGCCTGGCTCTACCGGCTGAACCGTATCCAGAAAAACTACGGACACCGGGGCTGGTATAAAAAACGGATTGCCCGTCACCTCCCTGAGTTTATCACGATCAAACAACGCATTTATCAGTAGTAACATGAGAGTAAAACCAATACAAATCAGTCTGCCTGTACTGGGGTTTGATGGGGATATCCTTATTTCCAATAACCTCGATATGGGATTCGGACTGCGACTATTTTTACCGGAGTTGTTGTCTTGCAGCACGGAAAAATTATACATGCTTCACGATACCTTTCAGCGGGTAGTAAATATCCTTCCGGAAAATACCCTGCTTCACAAGCAGGACTTCTTTTTCCCCGAAGATTTTTCCGCAAATCGCGATACGGCGTTAAAGAACCAACAAAGCTTAACGGGAAACTATCTTGATCATTTTCAGGGAAGAAGGTATCTGAAACATGAATGCTACCTCTATGTGAGTTTGTTGAATACCGGCCTTTTAAAAAACTACCTGAGCTCTTCGCTGATTTTTTCACGCAAAGCACGGCTGGAAGAAGCCCGTTTGCAGGAAAAGATCCGGGAACTGCAGACCAACCTGGCCTCGATCTTCCGTCAGGCAGGAATAGAAAGTATACCGATAACCAGAGAACAAGCCATGGGGACAGCCTCGGAAATTGGTCTGATTGAACGCTATCTGACATTGAACTTCAGGGAGGGACAGCCCCTGCTGGGAGGAATAGATTTTCGGGACAGGTTAAGGGTGATGGACCGCTTTGTGGAAATTCTGAGTTTGAGTGACCATTCGCACTTGCCATCAGAAGTACGCCCCACATGCGGCCATCCCCGCACCGGGCTGCCCGTATCACTGGTTTATCCGCTTTGCTGGCACCTGCCTTATTCACATATTACCAACCAGTTTATCTATGTGCCAGGGCAACAGGAGGTGAAAGCAGGACTGGAAGGCGATTACAAAAAGATCTACAGCCTGTCCAAATTTTCCTCAGAGAACAAGATCAATGCCGGGTTAATTGAAAATTTTCTGGACACCGTGCAAACCTCGGGAGAGAAGATCGTTAAGACCCACTTTAATGTGACACTGCTGGATACTTCGATCTCAAATTTGAAAAAAATCAAAAGCGAAACGGCCACCGCTTTTTCGCTGATGAACTGTTTCCCTTACCAGCATACTTTTGATCTGCCGTTTTTGTTTTTTGCCGGATTGCCTTTCAGTACTCAGCTACCCGAGACAGAACTGTTTTTGACGCAGGTACCGCAAGCCTGCTGTTTGACCAATTTTGAAGGCGCGGTCAAGAACTCAGATTCAGATTTCACTATCCATCTGTCGGATCGGATGGAAGGCTGCCCTGTAAAAATTGACCTGTCGGATGAACCCATGAAAAAGCACCTGATCCATAACCGCAACAAAATTATTATCGGCGGATCGGGATCCGGAAAATCCTTTTTTACCAACCACCTGCTGCGGCAGTATGCCGAAAGTAAAAACTGCCATGTTGTATTGCTGGATGTGGGGCGTAGCTATGAGATACTGACCCGGTACCTTGATGAACGACTAAAGGAAAAAGGCGGGGCCAGAATGATTGAGTTCTCAGAAGCCAATCCCATTTCATTTAACCCTTTTGTGGTGGATGGTTCACCGGACCTGGAGCGCCGGCAAACCATTCTGTCGGTTATTTACACCATTTACAAAGAACAGCTTACCGAAATGGAAAAGGATGTCATTGCCTTTTCTGTCAACCGCTATTTTGAAACAAAACGTAAAAAGAAACGCTCGTTTAACGATTACTACGAGTTTTGCAAGGACATCATTCCACGGTTGGCCGAAGAAGAATCCATAGAGTTTAACAGCAACGAATTTTTCTTTATACTGAGTAAATATTACAAGGGAGGAGAATACGATTACCTGCTCAATAAACCCATGCAAACCGATGAGTTTTTCTCCTGTCCCTTTCTGGTGTTCGAGCTGGATGCCATAAAAGACCATCCGGTTATTTTTCCGGTAGCCACGCTGATCATCATGGATATTTTTCTGCAGAAGATGCGGAAGCTAAAAGGTACCCGAAAAGTTATCTGTTTGGAAGAAGCCTGGAAAGCCATTGCCACACCACAGATGGCCGATTATCTAAAGTATTTTTTCAAAACCATTCGTAAATTCTTTGGAGAAGCCATGGTGGTAACACAGGAAGTGGACGATGTGATTTCATCACCCATTATTCGCGATGCCATTATCAACAATGCCGATACCCGGATTCTGCTCGATATGGGCAAATTCAAAAACAAATTTGATGAGATCAGCCGCTTCCTGGGATTGAATGCTTTTCAAAAAGAACAAATCCTTTCGATCAATAAAAATCTTCCATCCAATCGAAAATTTAAGGAGGTATTTATCTCGCTTGGAGAATATTCACGAGTATTTGCCCTGGAAGTTAGCCGTGCCGAATACTATTGTTACACCACCGAACAAACCGAAAAGGAACAAGTGCTGGAACAGCTGATCGAAGATCCGTCCATCCTTGAGATTTTAAAACAAATGTAAAACCATAAAAACAGAAAGAGCATGAAAAATTTAATCGTAATCATTTTAATTGTCATTCTTTCAGCAGCTGCAAGTACAAGCAAAGCTCAGACACCGGTAACGGATGTGGGAGCCGGAATACAACGCGAAGCCCTCTGGACACAGGAAGAAGGAATTCTCTCAAAAATCAACCTTTACAATGTGCTGATCAAAGCTCTGAACGGAGATATCAAAGGACTCACCGGAGAGATATTGGGCATCGATCAAAAAATACTGGAAAGCCTGGAAAAGGTTTCCCTGCTGATCAAAGATTATAAACGTATAAAGGAAACCAAAGACATCCTGCAGCAGATCATCGCAGTCTATATCGAAAAGGTACCGCTCTTAGTTCAGGACGGCAATTTTACCACCCAGCAGGCTGCTGCTATTGTGCAAAGTTTTGACCTGATTCTGGATGATAGTAAGGCATTGGTTACGTCCATTCTGAATATCATCGTTAAAGACAACCTGTTTATGATGGATGATAAACAGCGTTACGATGCCATCAACGGAATCTACCTGAGTGTGAAACAGCATTACGGAACAATCTGCTACCTGCACAATAAGCTGCTGTATGCTTCCTATTTGAAAAGCCACGATAGAGGCGATTTGGAAGGTTTTGCCATGTATTACAGTCTGTATCACTAATTCAACTCAGAACAATGAAACGAATAACAATACTGCTTATGATGGTAATGCTGATTCTCACGCTAACAAAAGAATCAAAAGCACAAATCATTGAAATCAAACCCTGGCACGGTTACTATCCCGAGATGGAAGGAACCTATCCGCTGACTTTTATTGCCTTTACCGGCTGGCTGATTCCCATTCCTCACGTTTTTGTGCGCACCTGGCCCACCCATTATTATGTGGAAGTGGGAGCTCTGCCTGTTACCGATGCAGGTGAAATTACCGGAGAGCTAAAAACCGGACTTTTACGCCTTGTCGCCAAAGCTATCGAACGCAGCCAGATGAAAGGCAGACAGGAGGAAACAGAAGGAATAAAAGTCAATACAGACTTTACCCATCAGATAAGTGATAAATTATTTGATGCCCGCTCGGATGAGTTGAGCGATATCTACCAGCTGGCAGCACAGTTTATTAAACTCTATCAAAAAGTGAATAAGCTGGGCACTCTTAACAACTCAGCCAAAATCCATCCGATCTATGAGAAGGAAGCCGATCAGCTATTAATGCAGTTTTTGATGGTGAACCTGTTTCAGACTGATCATGGAAGTAAGCTGGATGCATTTACCAGAATCAGTAAGGAGCTGTGGAACCTGCTGGGAGAGCTGGATTATACGCACGGTAAACTGCTCTTTTTTAACAGCTACAACAGCCAGCCGCTGAGCTATTCATTTTTAAGCAAATAAGCATTTAACTGCAAAACAAATCAGTTATGATATTACAAGTAATTACAACTAATGATTTTTACGCCTTTACTGATACGCTGGTGGACTCCGGTGTTAATCATGCCCGAATTCTTGTGGATATGGCAAGAGCCATTGGTGGTATCGCTGCCTTTTTCTATATCTCCAAGCGGATATATGAGCAATTGATCGCAGATAACCCGGTGTCCATTCTGCCATTACTACGGCCTTTTGCGCTGGTATTGGTGATCACCTTCTGGGGACCTTTTGTAAATCTGTTGCTGGCACCCACAAAAGGATTGACCCATTTATCGGAAGCCGTGTATGCCGATAAAAAGCACATCGTAAAAGAGCGGCTGGAGGACAAACAACAAGCCATTCTCTCCACGGATTTGCCCTTGTTTTATGAAAACGAAGAAAAGGAAGCCGATCTCTGGGACAAAGGGGTAAACCTGATCCTGACCACTTACAATATTTTTAGCGGAAGGGCCATTCAAAACCAGATCAACTTTTATATCATGGATGCCACCCGGCAACTGCTGGAATCCTTTTTTGAGGTGCTGGTCTACCTGATTGCTTTTCTGCGTACTGTGTTTTGTGTGTTACTGGTAATCTTTGGTCCGCTGGTCTTTGCCCTGTCCATTTTTGATGGTTTTCAAGACAACTACCTGCAATGGATCGCCAGGTTTATTAATGTCAACCTGTATCTGCCCATTGCTTTGCTGATCCTTTCCATCGTGCAGGAGATACTGATCTTTGTACTGGAAATGGAAATTGCCCAGATCAATGCCATGCTGATCTATGAGCCCAAACTGTTTTTTGTTTCCAACCTGATTGTGCCGGTATGCGGGATATTCGGGATGGCAATGGTCCCTAAAATTTCATCATGGATCATCCATGCCTCGGGAACAAATTCCGGAGGAGGAAGACTCGTGCGTACTGCGGCAGTGATGGCAATCACTAAAGGGGCAATGAAGTAGCAGGCAACTGCCTTCTAAGTAGTCGGTCAACAACCTTGAAAAGATAATCAATAAAGAGTACTTAAAATCTCAATACTGAAAAAGAAATGCATAAACAATTTGATATACAACGTAAGTTCCGCTTTATCGTTTATGTGCTGGTACTGATCAGCCTTTCGCTGATGGGGGTGAGCAGTTACATCTACTATGAGTCGGTGCAGCTGGTAGAAATTTCCAAAGAGAAAATCTATGTGCTTGATAACGGTAAATCTCTGCTGGTCGCTCTTCGTGAAGATATCAGTGAAAACAGGGATGCTGAAGCCAGAGATCATGTAAAACGATTTCATGAGCTGTTTTTTACCCTGGAGCCGGATAAAACCTACATCGAAAACAATGTCAGGGAAGCCTTGTATCTGGCAGACCGGAGTGCCATGGAGCAGTATCAGGCTTTTAAGGAGAATAACCTGTATAACCAGGTGATCGCTTCTGATATCAGCATGACCCTGCAGACGGATTCCATAAAGCTGGATTTCTCGGGTTATCCCTATCGTTTCACATTTATCGGCAAGCAGAAAATCGTTCGTAAATCGAACATCACTATTCGCAGTTTAAAGACCTCCGGTTACCTGAGAAACATCTCCCGTACGGAC
This genomic interval carries:
- the traK gene encoding conjugative transposon protein TraK, whose translation is MHKQFDIQRKFRFIVYVLVLISLSLMGVSSYIYYESVQLVEISKEKIYVLDNGKSLLVALREDISENRDAEARDHVKRFHELFFTLEPDKTYIENNVREALYLADRSAMEQYQAFKENNLYNQVIASDISMTLQTDSIKLDFSGYPYRFTFIGKQKIVRKSNITIRSLKTSGYLRNISRTDNNPHGFLMENWRIDENKDLESIRRKSF
- a CDS encoding DUF4134 domain-containing protein; this translates as MQAFYRRGMAASAMLVLGVYNAMAQSSAGIDQATTEVSSYVDPVANLIIAIGAVVGLIGGVRVYIKWQSGDQDTQKAIMGWFGACLFLILVGVVIRSFFA
- a CDS encoding TraG family conjugative transposon ATPase; protein product: MRVKPIQISLPVLGFDGDILISNNLDMGFGLRLFLPELLSCSTEKLYMLHDTFQRVVNILPENTLLHKQDFFFPEDFSANRDTALKNQQSLTGNYLDHFQGRRYLKHECYLYVSLLNTGLLKNYLSSSLIFSRKARLEEARLQEKIRELQTNLASIFRQAGIESIPITREQAMGTASEIGLIERYLTLNFREGQPLLGGIDFRDRLRVMDRFVEILSLSDHSHLPSEVRPTCGHPRTGLPVSLVYPLCWHLPYSHITNQFIYVPGQQEVKAGLEGDYKKIYSLSKFSSENKINAGLIENFLDTVQTSGEKIVKTHFNVTLLDTSISNLKKIKSETATAFSLMNCFPYQHTFDLPFLFFAGLPFSTQLPETELFLTQVPQACCLTNFEGAVKNSDSDFTIHLSDRMEGCPVKIDLSDEPMKKHLIHNRNKIIIGGSGSGKSFFTNHLLRQYAESKNCHVVLLDVGRSYEILTRYLDERLKEKGGARMIEFSEANPISFNPFVVDGSPDLERRQTILSVIYTIYKEQLTEMEKDVIAFSVNRYFETKRKKKRSFNDYYEFCKDIIPRLAEEESIEFNSNEFFFILSKYYKGGEYDYLLNKPMQTDEFFSCPFLVFELDAIKDHPVIFPVATLIIMDIFLQKMRKLKGTRKVICLEEAWKAIATPQMADYLKYFFKTIRKFFGEAMVVTQEVDDVISSPIIRDAIINNADTRILLDMGKFKNKFDEISRFLGLNAFQKEQILSINKNLPSNRKFKEVFISLGEYSRVFALEVSRAEYYCYTTEQTEKEQVLEQLIEDPSILEILKQM
- a CDS encoding DUF4133 domain-containing protein, which gives rise to MRNDSASFLTFSPTFNSTKKMKSYTIQKIDTNLYIKGFSGQLVYLALYGILAALLLFVILYIAAGTFVSVAVCVPAFFAWLYRLNRIQKNYGHRGWYKKRIARHLPEFITIKQRIYQ